The Candidatus Latescibacterota bacterium genomic interval AAGAACAGGCCTTCACTCTTGAGGGTATGGGAGGCAACCGCCGGCTTCTCGTTCGCGGGGGTGCCGGAACCGGCAAGACCCTTTTGATCATCACTCAGGCACGCAGACTGATGGCCGAGGGTAAGCGCGTCCTCGTCCTGTGCTTCAACAGGCCCCTGGGAGCGTTGCTTCGACAGGAACTTTCCAGTGACCCGGGCAAATCTTTTGTCGGCAATTTTCATGAGTTTTGCTTAGAAATTTTGCGTGAGACCGAGGTGGATCAGCCGGACCCAGGTACGAATGACTATTGGGACGTGGCTTTGCCCGACGCGGCACTTACGGCCATGCCTGATTTCGAGGCTCGCTATGATGCCATCCTCGTTGATGAAGCCCAGGATTTCCGGAGCGACTGGTGGCTTATGATCGAGGAGTTCCTGGCTGATCCCGAGGAATCACAGTTCCATATTTTCGGCGACGATCATCAGAATCTTTACGGCCGCGAAGGGCAACTGCCATTCAAGAAACCAGAATATATTCTGCGCAGGAACTGCCGCAACACGGCTCCGATCGCCAAGTTTGCCCGGAGCGCAGTGGGAATGAGGGATGATCGGGCATTGGCCGTTTTACCGGACGGGCCGCAACCGGTTCTTCACAAGGTTGCAGATGCAGCTCAGGAACGTGATGCTGTGCGGCGTGTTCTGCATGAGCTCGTCCAGGAGCAGGGAGTACCTGCGGATGAGATTGTGATCCTAGGGTGTCACAAATTGGAAAACTCGTCTTTTACTGACGGTCGGAAGATGGGAAATCTGACTATCCGGGATGCTGACTCGCCGGAAGAACCAAACACAATTCGCTATTCCACAGTCCACAAATTCAAGGGGCTTGAAACTGACTGCGTTTTGTTGACGGGAATTGGGCAGCCCAGCGCATACTACACGGAAAACCACATGAGCCGGTTCCGGTACGTTGGAGGATCACGGGCAAGGGTGGTTCTTCACGTTTTTGAGTGGGGAGAACAGGTCTGTTGAAAGTCACACTGTTTCTTATCTTGCCTGAATCTCATACATAAAAGGGACGGACTGCTCCCCGGTTCAGACCTTACTCGACTTCTCGTGTCCTCAAGTAGCGATTGATCTGCACCCCGCCTGGTTCATCGCCTTCAATTCCGAATCCCTTGGCCTCAAGAAGCTCTACGATCCTTTGGTTCTCCATGTGCTGTTCTTCCTTCAGCAGGGCATCTTCCTTCGGATCGTCGGAGCACAGGCAAAACTCCAAAATGGATTCAAGATGTTCAGTTTGTCCATCATCGTAGATCCGCACATGGCTATCGCCTGTCATGCGGTGCGCAGAGTAGTAATCGAGATACTCACCATTATTGTCCGAGCCAAACAGATACCAAATTGCCCACCCTGCCTTGCATATCTTTCCCCGGCCGCGCTTTGCTAAATCATCCTCAGGTAGGATAATGTCCCAGTTGGCAAAAGACTTTGCAAAGAGGAGCTTGATATGGCCCAGCGGCCCATTGGGGACATTGGCTCCCTCGGCCAATTCCGGATAATTTGTGTGAAGGCTCTCGATAATTTCCCGATTGTGTTGCGCTTCAGCCGCCTTCCCTTCCGCGATATCCCTGATCCAGGCAGGGATATCCCGCGGGGGAGAATTGGCCATACGGTAGCCTTCATAAGTCTCGCCTGTCTGTGGGTCCGTGATTGTTTCGATAGTCAATTCGATTCCCTGTGTATTGGTTTCCCCAGTGATCCGAGTAACGGTCCAGCCGGTTTCGGGGT includes:
- a CDS encoding NERD domain-containing protein/DEAD/DEAH box helicase codes for the protein MAKMIPPRFDEATTSNAEHLLYFHLQNHLDDDWTVVHSLPWLDQSRFRLQQGECDFLLFHPSYGLLVLEVKSGTPHYDGSKQEWHYDDGKQIKDPFGQARTGMHFLNGLLNERSPHWRQAGLPYGYAVAFPDAASVTGSLRPDMGMDLLFLAPDLQRIQAAVIKLLSRFGPANPVGDVEVIKSVLGVLQPTFALVPSLAPTIALARRELIRLTEEQAFTLEGMGGNRRLLVRGGAGTGKTLLIITQARRLMAEGKRVLVLCFNRPLGALLRQELSSDPGKSFVGNFHEFCLEILRETEVDQPDPGTNDYWDVALPDAALTAMPDFEARYDAILVDEAQDFRSDWWLMIEEFLADPEESQFHIFGDDHQNLYGREGQLPFKKPEYILRRNCRNTAPIAKFARSAVGMRDDRALAVLPDGPQPVLHKVADAAQERDAVRRVLHELVQEQGVPADEIVILGCHKLENSSFTDGRKMGNLTIRDADSPEEPNTIRYSTVHKFKGLETDCVLLTGIGQPSAYYTENHMSRFRYVGGSRARVVLHVFEWGEQVC